A stretch of SAR202 cluster bacterium DNA encodes these proteins:
- a CDS encoding Ldh family oxidoreductase, which translates to MLDLFKVPPSDQVLITHESLRRSTAAFFEAMGETQENAKTAANTLVTADLRGVESHGVSNMMPYYLKYYADGSIRSDHKEKIVKEALATAMMDADKGLAIILGPKAMSLAIEKAKKTGVGVVIMRNAGHSGAIGTHAMMAVEHDMIGMCMTAGGMRVLPTFGAEVRLGTNPIAVAAPAGKEIPFLFDAATCSVAHNKIRLAQRLKVQVLGGWIADDDGTPIMEPHDPPPHDEPLLLPLGSTREMGSHKGYGFGLFPNIFGTVLSGTFPPMVTGIRTNEHYFAAYNIAAFVDVAEFKEKMDRMLRTLLETKPAPGHDRVIYPGIIEHEEEQKRRKYGIPLHKDVVKWFEDQGKKYRITELERSKVKA; encoded by the coding sequence ATGCTCGATCTTTTCAAGGTGCCGCCATCCGATCAGGTGCTCATAACCCACGAGTCCCTCCGCCGCTCCACGGCCGCGTTCTTTGAGGCGATGGGCGAGACGCAGGAGAACGCGAAGACCGCCGCAAACACGCTGGTGACTGCCGACCTGCGCGGCGTGGAGAGCCACGGCGTGTCCAACATGATGCCTTACTACCTCAAGTACTACGCCGACGGCTCCATCCGCTCGGACCACAAGGAGAAGATCGTCAAGGAGGCGCTTGCCACCGCGATGATGGACGCCGACAAGGGCCTCGCAATAATACTGGGTCCCAAAGCGATGAGCCTGGCTATCGAGAAGGCGAAGAAGACCGGCGTGGGCGTGGTCATCATGCGCAACGCCGGCCACTCCGGCGCAATCGGCACACACGCGATGATGGCCGTCGAGCACGATATGATCGGCATGTGCATGACGGCAGGCGGGATGCGCGTCCTGCCTACATTCGGCGCGGAGGTACGGCTGGGCACCAATCCCATCGCCGTCGCGGCGCCGGCCGGCAAGGAGATACCCTTCCTTTTCGATGCCGCCACGTGCAGCGTCGCGCATAACAAGATCCGTTTGGCACAGCGACTGAAGGTACAGGTGCTGGGCGGGTGGATAGCGGACGACGACGGCACGCCCATAATGGAGCCGCACGACCCACCGCCGCACGACGAGCCGCTGCTGCTTCCCCTGGGCAGCACGCGCGAGATGGGCTCGCACAAAGGCTACGGCTTCGGCCTCTTCCCGAACATCTTCGGCACGGTGTTGTCCGGCACATTCCCGCCCATGGTGACCGGCATCCGTACCAACGAGCACTACTTTGCAGCGTACAATATCGCGGCGTTCGTGGATGTGGCGGAGTTCAAGGAAAAGATGGACCGCATGCTCCGCACGCTGCTGGAGACGAAGCCCGCCCCGGGCCACGACCGCGTCATTTACCCCGGCATCATAGAGCACGAGGAGGAGCAGAAGCGCCGCAAGTACGGCATCCCCCTCCACAAGGACGTGGTCAAGTGGTTCGAGGACCAGGGCAAAAAGTACCGCATCACGGAGCTTGAGCGCTCGAAGGTCAAGGCGTAG
- a CDS encoding DUF1801 domain-containing protein, protein MPPSKHARKTPEVDVFMAKLDHPLKAEVQAVREIIRGVSGGVTEQIKWSAPSFSYSDVGYIATFNLRDTKRVHLIFHNDAIASVSSPLFEGDYKDRRMAYFAGMADIESKREALAAAVRDLIALMDK, encoded by the coding sequence TTGCCTCCGAGCAAGCACGCACGGAAGACCCCCGAAGTGGACGTCTTCATGGCGAAGCTGGACCACCCGCTGAAGGCGGAGGTGCAGGCGGTCCGCGAGATCATCAGGGGCGTGAGCGGCGGCGTCACCGAGCAGATCAAATGGAGCGCGCCGTCATTCAGCTACAGTGACGTGGGATACATCGCCACATTCAACCTGCGCGATACGAAGCGCGTCCACCTGATCTTCCACAACGACGCGATCGCCAGCGTTAGCAGCCCGCTGTTTGAGGGCGACTACAAGGACCGGCGCATGGCTTACTTCGCCGGCATGGCTGACATTGAATCGAAGCGCGAGGCGCTTGCGGCGGCGGTCAGAGACCTGATAGCGCTGATGGACAAATAG